One region of Cydia fagiglandana chromosome 17, ilCydFagi1.1, whole genome shotgun sequence genomic DNA includes:
- the LOC134672980 gene encoding lysozyme-like yields the protein MASAVMKFSAILFLVAACAADVSELVGDKSAQPVTEVCLGCICQAISGCKQAQTCEGDTCGLFRITWAYWSDAGKPTINNLAPDHPDAYRTCVVDPYCAAQTVQGYMRRFGQDCNGDGQVNCYDHMAIHKKGGYGCSGDLPYEYVNVFNQCIAAVAAHQG from the exons ATGGCGTCAGCCGTGATGAAGTTCAGTGCCATATTGTTTCTGGTTGCCGCGTGTGCTGCTGATGTTt CGGAGCTCGTCGGCGACAAATCTGCGCAGCCGGTGACGGAGGTGTGCCTCGGGTGCATCTGCCAGGCCATCTCGGGCTGCAAGCAGGCGCAGACGTGCGAGGGAGACACCTGCGGCCTGTTCCGCATCACCTGGGCGTACTGGTCGGACGCCGGCAAGCCCACCATCAACAACCTCGCACCTGACCACCCTGATG CGTACCGCACCTGCGTTGTGGACCCGTACTGTGCGGCCCAGACCGTCCAGGGATACATGAGGAGATTTGGACAG GACTGCAACGGCGACGGTCAGGTGAACTGCTACGACCACATGGCGATCCACAAGAAGGGCGGATACGGGTGCTCCGGCGATCTTCCTTACGAGTACGTCAACGTCTTCAATCAATGCATAGCCGCGGTTGCCGCCCACCAGGGGTGA